A single genomic interval of Barnesiella intestinihominis YIT 11860 harbors:
- a CDS encoding phosphatase PAP2 family protein, whose product MNQTERHMKLLATILSTIFHPLLMPTYGIAIALYTSYMRVFGDRLLGIIVIGVLLTTCILPSLGIFILYKTGHISDFRLHNRTERTVPYIINFVCYIACYLYLYRFGIPNWILSFIAGAIVSLIISLFINRYWKISAHMVAAGAMAVLVFLMSIYRLMLTPYIFPLQITIILLAGLIGSSRILLNRHTIGQVGAGFALGAMCCGFLFFLFI is encoded by the coding sequence ATGAATCAAACCGAACGACACATGAAACTATTAGCCACGATTCTATCGACTATATTCCACCCGTTATTGATGCCAACTTACGGAATCGCCATCGCACTTTATACGTCCTATATGAGAGTCTTCGGCGACAGACTGTTAGGAATCATCGTCATAGGCGTATTGCTCACCACTTGCATACTTCCGTCCTTAGGCATATTTATCCTCTACAAAACAGGTCATATCAGCGATTTCAGACTTCACAACCGCACCGAGCGTACCGTTCCGTATATCATCAACTTTGTTTGTTATATCGCATGTTATCTCTACTTATACCGTTTCGGGATACCGAATTGGATACTCTCTTTCATAGCGGGTGCGATCGTCTCGCTTATCATTTCTTTATTTATCAACCGATATTGGAAAATAAGCGCACACATGGTAGCGGCCGGAGCGATGGCTGTATTGGTATTCCTAATGAGCATTTATAGATTAATGCTTACGCCCTATATATTCCCCTTGCAAATAACCATCATTTTGCTTGCAGGACTCATCGGCTCTTCTCGTATTTTACTGAATCGACACACGATCGGCCAAGTAGGTGCGGGATTTGCATTAGGAGCCATGTGCTGCGGATTTTTATTTTTCCTATTCATATAA
- the rpoN gene encoding RNA polymerase factor sigma-54 → MAALKQQLQQKLQQKLSPQQIQLIRLLELTEIEFEERVQQELVDNPALEEGREEIPDSINEFDANADEDGNPGESAEELTLGDYRNEEDIPDYRLEADNYSKDDKKEDIPFVSASSFHDYLESQLGELSLDETSYQIAQYIIGNIDDNGYLQRPIQAISDDLIFQVGLDVPVSQVEDILQMIQEFEPAGVGASNLRECLLLQLERHEGTPANLLAYKIIDKMFEEFSKKHYDKIMRQCNVCEEELKQAIREITLLNPKPGSAWNNSYSGSSEHHIIPDFFVEAQDGELTIGLNNGNIPELHVSRDYQDMFDDYSSNKQNQTREKRDALLFVKQKLDAAQWFVNAVKQRQETLLSTIKVIVDLQKDFFLTGDERNLKPMILKDVAERAGYDISTISRASNSKYVQTNFGIYPLKYFFSESMQNDAGEEVSTREIKRLLEELVDHEDKHKPLSDDKLCELLQQKGYPIARRTIAKYREQLSIPVARLRKEI, encoded by the coding sequence ATGGCAGCACTGAAACAGCAGTTGCAACAAAAATTGCAACAGAAACTATCGCCCCAGCAGATACAGTTGATTCGACTCCTCGAACTTACCGAAATCGAATTTGAAGAACGCGTACAACAAGAACTGGTCGATAATCCCGCCTTAGAAGAAGGACGGGAAGAAATCCCGGACAGTATAAACGAATTTGATGCCAACGCCGATGAAGACGGAAATCCGGGAGAATCGGCAGAGGAACTTACATTGGGTGATTATCGCAACGAAGAAGATATACCGGACTACCGACTCGAAGCCGACAACTACTCGAAAGATGACAAAAAAGAAGACATTCCATTCGTATCGGCCTCTTCATTTCACGATTACCTCGAAAGCCAGTTGGGAGAGCTTTCTCTCGACGAAACCTCCTATCAAATTGCTCAATACATTATTGGGAATATAGATGACAACGGTTATTTACAGAGACCGATACAAGCTATTTCGGACGATCTTATTTTTCAAGTAGGTTTAGACGTTCCGGTGAGCCAAGTAGAAGATATTTTACAAATGATTCAGGAGTTCGAACCGGCCGGTGTCGGGGCTTCGAATTTACGGGAATGCCTGTTACTCCAATTAGAACGCCACGAAGGGACTCCTGCCAACTTATTGGCTTACAAGATTATCGACAAAATGTTCGAAGAATTCTCTAAAAAGCATTACGACAAAATCATGCGCCAATGTAATGTTTGCGAAGAAGAACTGAAACAAGCCATACGAGAAATCACGCTACTTAATCCCAAGCCCGGAAGCGCATGGAACAACAGCTATTCGGGCAGCTCGGAACATCACATTATTCCCGACTTTTTTGTCGAAGCGCAAGATGGGGAGTTAACCATCGGGCTAAATAACGGGAATATACCCGAACTACACGTAAGCCGGGATTATCAGGATATGTTCGACGATTATTCCTCGAACAAACAAAACCAGACTCGGGAAAAACGGGATGCCCTGTTATTCGTCAAACAAAAACTCGATGCGGCGCAATGGTTTGTCAATGCTGTAAAACAACGACAGGAAACACTGCTGAGCACAATTAAAGTCATCGTAGATTTACAAAAAGATTTTTTCCTCACCGGCGACGAACGCAACTTGAAACCCATGATTCTGAAAGATGTCGCCGAACGTGCGGGATATGACATTTCTACCATCTCCCGAGCCAGCAACAGCAAATACGTGCAAACAAATTTCGGCATTTATCCGTTAAAATATTTCTTTTCCGAATCTATGCAAAACGATGCCGGAGAAGAGGTTTCTACCCGGGAAATCAAAAGATTGTTAGAAGAACTGGTAGACCACGAAGACAAACATAAACCCCTCTCGGACGATAAGCTGTGCGAGCTGCTGCAACAAAAAGGCTATCCGATAGCCCGGCGTACGATCGCTAAATACAGGGAACAACTATCGATACCGGTAGCCCGATTGCGAAAAGAAATTTGA
- the pnp gene encoding polyribonucleotide nucleotidyltransferase — protein sequence MIKQVIKKTIDLGDGRTITIETGKLAKQADGAVEVRMGNTMLLATVCSAQEAGEGVDFMPLQVEYKERFSAFGRFPGGFTKREGRASDYEILTSRLVDRVLRPLFPENYHADTFVNIMLFSSDGVDMPDALAGLAASAALAVSDIPFNGPISEVRVARIDGKFKINPTFAELEKADMDLMVGATYENIMMVEGEMDEVSEADLLEALKAAHEAIKVHCLVQKELAEAVGSTAKREYCHETNDEELRKDVWAKCYDKAYAIARSGNADKHARQNAFDAIVDEYLAGMSEEDAAEKGALVKRYYHDVEKEAVRRCILDEGIRLDGRTTTQIRPIWCEVDYIPGPHGSAVFTRGETQSLSTVTLGTKLDEKILDDVLNQGRDRFLLHYNFPPFSTGEAKAQRGVGRREIGHGNLANRALKRMIPADYPYVVRVVSDILESNGSSSMATVCAGTLALMDAGVKIKKPVSGIAMGLITDKDNVKYAILSDILGDEDHLGDMDFKVTGTRDGITATQMDIKCDGLSYEVLEKALNQAREGRLHILNIITDTIAEPRADLKPHAPRIETMIIPKDMIGAVIGPGGKIIQSIQEASGAVVTIDEINNEGHIEISAANLDSIKDAIRRIKSITAQPEEGETYTGVVKSILPFGAFVEILPGKDGLLHISEISWDRLESMETSGIHEGDEVTVKLIEIDKKTGKYRLSIKALLPRPERAPRSDRHSRNNNNQ from the coding sequence ATGATTAAACAAGTTATTAAGAAGACCATCGATTTGGGTGATGGAAGGACCATCACCATCGAAACCGGCAAGCTAGCCAAGCAAGCCGATGGAGCCGTCGAGGTTCGCATGGGCAACACCATGCTGCTGGCTACCGTATGTTCGGCCCAAGAAGCCGGTGAAGGCGTGGATTTCATGCCTCTGCAAGTAGAATATAAAGAACGTTTCTCTGCTTTCGGCCGTTTCCCCGGAGGTTTCACCAAAAGAGAAGGCCGTGCTTCGGATTACGAAATACTTACTTCCCGTTTAGTGGATCGTGTATTGCGCCCTTTGTTCCCCGAAAATTATCATGCCGACACATTCGTGAACATCATGTTATTTTCGAGCGACGGCGTAGATATGCCCGACGCTTTGGCCGGTCTTGCCGCTTCGGCAGCTTTGGCCGTTTCGGACATTCCTTTCAATGGCCCTATCTCGGAAGTACGAGTTGCCCGTATCGATGGTAAATTCAAAATAAATCCCACTTTCGCCGAATTGGAGAAAGCCGATATGGACTTAATGGTGGGAGCCACTTATGAAAATATTATGATGGTAGAAGGCGAAATGGACGAAGTTTCGGAGGCCGATTTGCTCGAAGCATTGAAAGCCGCCCACGAAGCTATCAAGGTTCATTGCCTTGTACAAAAAGAATTGGCAGAAGCCGTAGGCTCTACCGCGAAAAGAGAATATTGCCACGAGACCAACGATGAAGAGTTGAGAAAAGACGTTTGGGCAAAATGCTACGACAAAGCATACGCTATCGCACGTTCGGGAAATGCCGACAAGCATGCCCGCCAAAACGCTTTCGACGCGATTGTCGACGAATACTTAGCCGGCATGAGCGAAGAAGATGCCGCCGAAAAAGGAGCTCTTGTAAAACGCTACTACCACGATGTAGAAAAAGAAGCTGTTCGCCGTTGTATTCTCGATGAGGGTATTCGTTTGGACGGACGTACTACCACACAAATTCGTCCTATCTGGTGCGAAGTCGATTATATACCCGGACCTCATGGATCGGCAGTCTTCACTCGCGGTGAAACGCAATCTTTATCGACCGTAACTCTCGGAACCAAACTCGACGAGAAAATTCTCGACGACGTATTGAATCAAGGTCGCGACCGTTTCTTGTTGCACTATAACTTCCCCCCCTTCTCCACCGGCGAAGCCAAAGCTCAACGTGGCGTAGGTCGTCGTGAAATAGGACACGGAAACTTGGCGAACCGTGCGCTTAAACGTATGATTCCTGCCGATTATCCTTACGTGGTACGTGTAGTTTCGGATATTCTCGAATCAAACGGTTCCTCCTCGATGGCAACGGTTTGTGCCGGGACATTGGCTCTTATGGATGCCGGTGTGAAAATCAAGAAACCGGTATCAGGTATAGCTATGGGATTGATTACCGATAAAGACAATGTGAAATATGCCATTCTCTCGGATATTCTCGGTGACGAAGACCACCTCGGGGATATGGACTTCAAAGTGACCGGAACTCGCGACGGTATCACAGCGACCCAAATGGATATCAAGTGCGACGGACTTTCTTACGAAGTTTTGGAAAAAGCCTTGAACCAAGCCCGCGAAGGTCGTCTGCACATTCTTAATATTATCACCGACACTATCGCCGAACCTCGCGCCGACTTGAAACCGCACGCGCCTCGTATCGAAACGATGATTATCCCGAAAGACATGATCGGAGCCGTAATAGGCCCGGGCGGAAAAATTATCCAAAGCATACAGGAAGCCAGCGGAGCTGTGGTTACTATCGATGAAATCAACAACGAGGGACACATAGAAATATCTGCCGCTAATCTCGATTCTATCAAAGATGCTATACGTCGTATCAAATCTATCACGGCTCAACCCGAAGAGGGAGAAACTTATACCGGAGTCGTTAAATCGATTTTACCCTTCGGCGCTTTCGTAGAAATTCTTCCGGGAAAAGACGGATTACTCCACATCTCGGAAATCAGCTGGGATCGCCTCGAATCGATGGAGACATCGGGCATCCACGAAGGAGACGAAGTAACGGTAAAACTCATCGAAATAGACAAAAAAACCGGTAAATACCGCTTGTCTATAAAGGCGCTGTTGCCCCGCCCCGAAAGAGCTCCCCGCAGCGACCGTCATTCTCGTAACAACAACAACCAATAA
- a CDS encoding TlpA disulfide reductase family protein: MKKWVFGCAMALVITSCDNKKFSIQGRVADADGQVLYLESLAVNGTELLDSVELDKDGRFKFKYHAPQYPEFYQLRLDKSIIHLAIDSTETLNLSANAADFANDYELTGSDECVKMRIVAQESAKLKKRIDELSRAMSSNSDRVDDLRKLAIEDLAVYKKKMFDLVLENPASATAYYIVFQEINGDKIFDPYDADDRKLIAAVATGFDSLYPDSPRSKQLKNMTLAAIAAERAAQKEKSEIEASTANFLDMELYDLRGRKKVLSNFVDAGKVVLLSFTAYQADYSPVYNMKLAELYKKYKSKGLEIYQVSLDADEQAWKVAADNLPWICVRDPQSVYSHNAAMYNVKTLPTCFVIDRNDGIVKRIEKVDEIENAVQSRL, translated from the coding sequence ATGAAAAAGTGGGTATTTGGGTGTGCAATGGCGTTGGTGATAACCTCGTGCGACAATAAGAAATTTTCCATTCAGGGACGCGTGGCCGATGCCGATGGACAAGTACTGTATTTAGAGTCGTTGGCTGTGAATGGTACAGAGCTTCTCGATTCTGTCGAATTGGATAAGGACGGTCGGTTTAAATTCAAGTATCATGCTCCGCAGTATCCTGAGTTTTATCAATTGAGATTAGACAAGTCCATCATACATTTGGCCATAGATTCGACCGAAACATTGAACCTCTCGGCGAATGCGGCCGATTTTGCCAATGACTATGAACTTACAGGGTCGGACGAATGTGTGAAGATGCGCATTGTCGCTCAGGAAAGCGCCAAGTTAAAAAAACGAATCGATGAACTGTCCCGAGCTATGTCTTCCAATAGCGACCGTGTCGACGATTTGCGGAAGCTGGCAATCGAAGATTTGGCCGTCTATAAAAAGAAAATGTTCGATTTGGTATTGGAAAATCCGGCCTCGGCAACTGCATATTATATTGTTTTTCAAGAAATAAACGGAGATAAAATATTTGATCCTTATGATGCCGATGACCGAAAATTGATAGCTGCCGTCGCTACGGGATTCGATTCGCTTTATCCCGATTCGCCTCGATCCAAACAATTGAAGAACATGACACTGGCTGCTATTGCCGCTGAGCGTGCTGCGCAAAAGGAAAAGTCCGAAATTGAAGCGAGCACAGCCAATTTTCTGGATATGGAATTATACGATTTGCGAGGACGGAAAAAGGTCTTGTCCAATTTTGTCGATGCTGGTAAAGTCGTTCTTCTGAGTTTTACCGCCTATCAGGCCGATTATTCTCCGGTGTATAATATGAAGTTGGCCGAGCTCTATAAAAAATACAAGTCGAAAGGGTTGGAAATATATCAAGTTTCTTTGGATGCCGACGAGCAGGCTTGGAAAGTTGCGGCCGATAATCTCCCGTGGATTTGTGTGCGAGATCCTCAAAGCGTTTATTCGCATAATGCCGCCATGTATAATGTGAAGACACTGCCTACATGCTTTGTTATCGATAGGAATGACGGTATTGTAAAACGGATAGAAAAAGTCGATGAAATAGAAAACGCGGTACAGTCTCGGCTTTAA
- the greA gene encoding transcription elongation factor GreA, with product MAITYMTEEGYKKLMEEIAYLENVKRPEISRAIGEARDKGDLSENAEYDAAKEAQGMLEMKISQLKDLVANARFIDESKLNTHTVQILNTVKIKNVKNGAVMTYTIVSESEANLREGKISATTPIAKGLLGKKVGDIAEIQVPSGLMSFEIVDISI from the coding sequence ATGGCTATTACGTACATGACCGAAGAAGGTTACAAAAAATTGATGGAAGAGATCGCTTATCTCGAAAATGTGAAGCGTCCCGAAATCTCACGGGCTATCGGTGAGGCACGTGATAAAGGAGATCTCTCGGAAAATGCCGAGTACGATGCCGCCAAAGAGGCGCAAGGAATGCTCGAAATGAAAATTTCTCAGTTGAAAGATTTAGTGGCGAATGCACGCTTTATCGACGAGAGTAAATTGAACACCCATACGGTTCAGATTTTGAATACAGTAAAAATTAAAAATGTGAAGAACGGGGCGGTAATGACCTACACTATCGTATCTGAGTCCGAAGCCAATTTGAGAGAAGGAAAAATCTCGGCCACGACGCCTATCGCCAAAGGACTGTTGGGCAAGAAAGTCGGAGACATCGCAGAGATTCAAGTGCCTTCTGGATTGATGTCGTTCGAGATCGTAGATATTTCTATTTAG
- a CDS encoding HIT family protein: protein MASIFSRIVAGEIPCYKVAEDENYFAFLDISPVAKGHTLVIPKQEVDYIFDLDDETYVGLTRFAKRVAKAIEKAIPCKRVGVAVMGLEVPHTHIHLVPINKEADMNFFRDKLSLESTEMQAIAEAIAREME from the coding sequence ATGGCATCTATTTTCAGTCGTATCGTTGCCGGTGAAATACCGTGCTATAAAGTAGCCGAAGATGAAAACTACTTTGCTTTTTTAGACATCAGTCCCGTTGCCAAAGGTCATACTTTGGTTATTCCCAAACAAGAGGTCGATTATATTTTCGATTTGGACGATGAGACTTATGTGGGTCTTACCCGATTTGCCAAACGGGTGGCAAAAGCTATCGAGAAAGCGATTCCTTGTAAGCGAGTGGGAGTCGCTGTTATGGGACTCGAAGTCCCGCACACTCATATTCACCTCGTTCCTATTAACAAGGAAGCGGATATGAATTTTTTCCGGGACAAACTTTCTCTTGAATCTACCGAGATGCAAGCTATTGCCGAGGCTATCGCTCGGGAAATGGAATGA
- a CDS encoding FtsX-like permease family protein, which yields MNRLARKIAWRYLFSKKSHSAINAISIVSVCGVAITTLALVCTLSVYNGFTELIGSLYSQIDPQIKITPLQGKTLDTEEEAIEQIAEWNEVKTFTPVIEENALCIYKDRQRPVLVKGVPDNYTELSHIQDIVTSGTFQLNDGRIDYVSLGIGVAGQLGVVANSPYPVELYAPNRLGKVNLANPSQSFNGRRIFVSSTFCANQAIYDDQLAIIPLSTAREMFSYTTEATAIELHLTPTTDENEFAKKLREHLGDAYRVATHIQQNDWYKWVQIEKWITFLILSFILMIATFNVIGALSMLIIDKKRDIDTLQNLGADDRLISKIFLVEGWLISAIGAGSGLILGVILCYLQQEYGILKLGSSEGVFITDAYPVKLELLDTLAVTAIVLILGFVTAWYPAKFLRKRLLTAKQNEQ from the coding sequence ATGAACCGCCTCGCCCGGAAAATAGCATGGCGTTACTTGTTTTCAAAAAAATCGCATAGCGCCATCAATGCCATATCGATTGTCTCGGTATGCGGGGTGGCTATCACTACGTTGGCTCTCGTCTGCACGCTATCGGTCTACAACGGATTTACGGAGCTGATAGGATCGCTCTACTCCCAAATAGACCCGCAGATAAAAATAACTCCGTTGCAAGGCAAAACTCTTGACACCGAAGAAGAGGCTATCGAGCAAATCGCCGAATGGAACGAGGTGAAAACATTCACACCCGTCATCGAAGAAAACGCCCTCTGCATATACAAAGACCGGCAACGGCCTGTTTTAGTGAAAGGCGTACCCGACAATTATACAGAGCTTTCCCACATACAAGACATTGTCACGAGCGGAACGTTCCAACTCAACGACGGCAGAATCGACTACGTATCATTAGGTATCGGCGTAGCTGGACAACTCGGCGTTGTCGCCAACTCTCCTTATCCGGTAGAATTGTACGCTCCCAATCGGTTGGGAAAAGTCAATCTGGCCAATCCGTCACAGTCGTTTAACGGGAGACGTATTTTCGTCTCATCGACATTCTGCGCCAACCAAGCCATCTATGACGACCAGCTCGCCATCATACCCTTGTCGACCGCTCGCGAGATGTTCAGTTATACTACCGAAGCGACCGCTATCGAATTGCATCTCACTCCAACGACAGATGAAAACGAATTTGCGAAAAAATTGAGAGAACACCTCGGTGACGCTTATCGGGTGGCGACCCACATACAGCAAAACGACTGGTACAAATGGGTGCAAATAGAGAAATGGATCACATTTCTTATTTTATCGTTCATTCTGATGATTGCCACATTCAACGTAATCGGAGCCTTGTCGATGCTTATTATCGACAAAAAACGGGATATAGATACACTACAAAACCTCGGAGCCGACGACAGACTCATTTCTAAAATCTTCCTCGTCGAAGGGTGGCTCATTTCGGCTATCGGGGCTGGTTCGGGACTCATCTTGGGAGTCATACTCTGCTATCTGCAACAAGAATACGGAATACTGAAATTGGGCAGTTCCGAAGGCGTGTTTATTACCGACGCTTATCCGGTGAAGCTGGAACTCCTCGACACGCTGGCAGTCACAGCCATCGTCCTCATTTTGGGATTCGTGACCGCTTGGTATCCGGCCAAATTTCTGAGAAAAAGACTTCTGACAGCCAAACAAAACGAACAATAA
- the rbfA gene encoding 30S ribosome-binding factor RbfA — METTRQNKISRLLQKELSDIFLAETRKTHGIIISVSVVRVSPDLSTAKAYLSIFPPEKSAEMIENINANTKTIRYELSQRVRYQLRKTPELSFFLDDSLDYIENIDSLLKK; from the coding sequence ATGGAAACAACCAGACAAAACAAAATAAGTCGACTGCTCCAAAAAGAATTGAGCGACATATTCTTGGCAGAAACCCGTAAAACACATGGGATAATCATATCGGTAAGCGTAGTGCGGGTAAGTCCCGACCTGAGTACGGCAAAAGCCTACCTGAGTATTTTCCCGCCGGAAAAGAGCGCAGAAATGATAGAAAACATCAATGCCAATACGAAAACCATTCGATACGAGCTTTCACAGCGGGTACGTTACCAGTTGAGAAAAACTCCCGAACTATCGTTTTTCCTCGACGATTCGCTCGACTACATCGAAAACATAGATTCTCTACTGAAAAAGTAA
- a CDS encoding O-methyltransferase produces the protein MTPELEEYILTHIDKEDELLASLDRNTHLYHLRPRMVSGHLQGRILKMFCRMIRPHRILELGTFTGYSALCLAEGLTEGGEVHTIEIDDEIEDFTRSYFDKSPLRDRIKLIIGDASDIIPALTDTYDIVFIDANKRDYLKYYELVLPKVRPEGFILADNTLWDGKVVTDPNSRDAQTIGIERFNDFVATDNRVEKIILPLRDGLTILWKKP, from the coding sequence ATGACGCCCGAACTGGAAGAATACATATTGACCCACATCGACAAGGAAGACGAGCTGCTCGCTTCTCTCGACAGAAACACCCATCTCTACCACTTGCGTCCGCGCATGGTATCGGGTCATCTGCAAGGGAGGATTCTCAAAATGTTCTGCCGCATGATCCGGCCGCACAGAATATTGGAACTGGGAACCTTCACTGGATATTCGGCCTTGTGCTTGGCCGAAGGACTGACCGAGGGCGGCGAAGTACACACCATAGAGATCGACGACGAGATAGAAGATTTCACCCGCAGTTATTTCGATAAATCTCCGTTACGCGACCGGATAAAATTGATTATAGGCGATGCTTCGGACATCATTCCGGCATTAACCGACACGTACGACATCGTGTTTATCGATGCCAACAAAAGGGATTACTTGAAATATTACGAGCTCGTATTGCCGAAGGTGCGACCGGAAGGGTTCATTCTTGCCGACAATACCCTATGGGACGGTAAAGTCGTGACCGACCCGAACAGCCGCGATGCCCAAACCATAGGAATAGAACGGTTCAACGACTTCGTCGCGACCGACAATCGGGTAGAAAAAATTATACTTCCCTTACGAGACGGACTCACGATCTTATGGAAAAAACCATAA
- the pyk gene encoding pyruvate kinase yields the protein MSKYTKIVATISDARCDVDFIKQLYESGMNVVRMNSAHLQEEGFQKIIDNVRAVSNKIAILMDTKGPEVRTTALSGDSNILFSTGDIVRITGKEGTLTGNGYIGVSYPRFAEDLSIGSHILIDDGELEFVVRKKENDDLLCESLNNGELGARKSVNVPGVRINLPSLTEKDIRNIRYAIKQNIDFIAHSFVRSKQDVLDIQAILDEYKSPIKIIAKIENQEGVDNIDEILEAAYGVMVARGDLGIEVPQEKIPGIQARLIKKCIQAKKPVIVATQMLHSMIKNPRPTRAEVTDIANAIYQHTDALMLSGETAYGKYPVEAVATMARVAEEAENNKLTENNIRVVSTDDPDVTSFLAKQAVKTFNKLGTKAIVTDSYTGRTARYVAAFRGRYPVLAICYYERTIRLLALSYGVFPLYQERTRTSREYLFNGLNHLMEQHLINRDDLIAYLGGGFGEGKGTTFLEINRVGEVLDNFDHYTLPNMEDTEA from the coding sequence ATGTCCAAATATACCAAAATAGTAGCCACCATTTCCGACGCTCGTTGCGACGTCGATTTTATCAAACAGCTATACGAAAGCGGCATGAATGTGGTGCGTATGAATTCGGCCCATTTGCAAGAAGAAGGATTTCAAAAAATCATCGACAACGTGCGTGCCGTTTCGAACAAAATAGCCATTTTAATGGATACAAAAGGACCCGAAGTGCGTACTACCGCATTGTCGGGGGATTCAAACATTTTGTTTTCGACGGGCGACATCGTTCGCATCACGGGAAAAGAAGGAACATTGACCGGCAACGGATATATCGGGGTGAGTTATCCCCGTTTTGCAGAGGACCTTTCCATAGGCAGCCACATACTTATCGATGACGGAGAGCTCGAATTTGTCGTGCGAAAAAAAGAGAACGACGATTTGCTGTGCGAATCGCTCAACAACGGAGAGCTGGGTGCACGCAAAAGCGTAAACGTCCCGGGAGTACGGATTAACCTACCGTCTCTCACAGAAAAAGACATTCGCAATATCCGCTATGCCATTAAACAAAATATCGACTTCATCGCTCACTCGTTCGTACGCAGCAAACAAGATGTTCTCGATATACAGGCTATACTCGACGAGTACAAAAGCCCCATCAAGATTATCGCCAAAATAGAGAATCAAGAGGGTGTGGATAATATCGACGAGATACTCGAAGCCGCCTATGGGGTAATGGTCGCGCGAGGCGATTTGGGAATAGAAGTTCCCCAAGAAAAAATCCCCGGCATACAGGCTCGACTGATTAAAAAATGCATACAGGCCAAGAAACCGGTAATCGTAGCGACACAAATGTTGCACTCGATGATAAAAAATCCCCGGCCTACCCGTGCCGAAGTTACCGACATCGCCAATGCCATTTATCAACATACCGATGCGCTTATGCTCAGCGGTGAAACGGCTTATGGGAAATATCCTGTCGAAGCGGTGGCGACTATGGCCCGTGTAGCCGAAGAGGCCGAAAACAACAAACTCACGGAAAACAACATTCGGGTAGTCTCGACCGACGACCCCGATGTCACTTCGTTCCTTGCCAAACAAGCCGTAAAAACGTTTAACAAATTGGGCACGAAAGCTATCGTTACCGACAGTTACACAGGACGAACCGCTCGTTATGTCGCTGCCTTTCGCGGCAGATACCCGGTATTGGCGATTTGCTATTACGAGCGGACAATACGGTTACTGGCCCTCTCATACGGTGTCTTTCCGTTATATCAGGAACGAACCCGCACTTCCCGCGAATATTTGTTCAACGGGCTAAACCATCTCATGGAACAACACCTGATAAACCGCGACGATTTAATCGCCTATCTAGGCGGCGGATTCGGTGAAGGAAAAGGAACGACGTTCTTAGAAATCAATCGAGTAGGAGAAGTACTCGATAACTTCGACCACTATACGTTACCCAACATGGAAGATACCGAAGCATGA
- the aroQ gene encoding type II 3-dehydroquinate dehydratase, with the protein MDILIINGPNLNLLGKREKSIYGEKSFEDYLCELQQRYAQHHIAYYQSNIEGELIGKIQEAGFSCDGIVLNAGAYTHTSIAIGDAIRAVPAPVIEVHISNIHAREEYRHTSMIAAAAKGSIIGFGLDSYRLAIEALTENER; encoded by the coding sequence ATGGATATTCTTATTATTAACGGGCCGAATCTTAACCTTTTGGGGAAGAGAGAAAAAAGCATTTACGGAGAAAAAAGTTTCGAAGATTATCTCTGTGAATTGCAGCAACGTTATGCCCAACACCACATCGCATACTATCAATCCAACATAGAGGGCGAACTCATCGGAAAAATTCAAGAAGCCGGTTTTTCCTGCGACGGCATTGTCCTTAACGCTGGTGCATACACACACACGTCTATTGCAATCGGCGATGCCATACGAGCAGTGCCCGCCCCCGTTATAGAGGTGCACATTTCCAATATACATGCCCGGGAAGAGTATCGACACACATCAATGATAGCCGCCGCAGCGAAGGGGTCGATCATCGGATTCGGACTCGACTCATACCGGCTCGCCATAGAAGCTCTAACTGAAAACGAACGATAA